A DNA window from Mus pahari chromosome 13, PAHARI_EIJ_v1.1, whole genome shotgun sequence contains the following coding sequences:
- the C13H22orf31 gene encoding LOW QUALITY PROTEIN: uncharacterized protein C22orf31 homolog (The sequence of the model RefSeq protein was modified relative to this genomic sequence to represent the inferred CDS: inserted 1 base in 1 codon; substituted 1 base at 1 genomic stop codon), which yields PTNVRQDPSIPTHGLQKTILLNTRLQDCCVXPTNICAVRIDVKQTSTQYQVLPHHWEVGKSQLIANSFSLVKVVLRGEKVPVSQDLKDRYAKHAATTQVLSRDSGLIACKGWTLLPETQEEQQLEVMPSISGILTEGYQALYHTVAEPMLXDPSGSPKRYSSELGKAIKQRLWEALHSWLPPGAHGGA from the exons CCAACCAATGTGAGACAAGATCCCAGCATCCCTACCCATGGACTCCAAAAAACCATCTTACTGAACACCAGGCTGCAGGACTGCTGTG GTCCCACCAACATCTGTGCAGTCAGAATAGATGTAAAGCAGACAAGCACCCAGTACCAGGTACTACCTCACCACtgggaagtgggaaagagccaGTTAATTGCCAATTCATTCTCTCTGGTCAAGGTCGTGCTCAGAG GAGAAAAAGTACCAGTCAGCCAAGATCTTAAGGACAGATATGCCAAACATGCAGCCACTACCCAAGTGTTGTCCAGGGACAGTGGGCTCATAGCCTGCAAGGGCTGGACACTGCTTCCTGAAACCCAAGAGGAACAGCAGCTGGAGGTCATGCCAAGCATCTCTGGGATCCTCACTGAGGGTTACCAGGCTCTGTACCACACTGTGGCAGAGCCCATGCTCTGAGATCCTTCTGGAAGCCCCAAGAGGTACAGCTCGGAGCTAGGCAAAGCCATTAAACAAAGGCTCTGGGAAGCTTTGCACAGTTGGCTGCCACCAGGAGCGCATGGAGGGGCCTGA